One window of Pectobacterium carotovorum genomic DNA carries:
- a CDS encoding bacteriocin immunity protein, which yields MKLFLAVIFSVLIMPQTGFSATKTDVLTVLKHLDVTTFRSSFGPRHFPKGTLLKDTSDYVFSQEKGWADATEKDGSWTYSLRIISENEKEIIACFVDDAHIGSYFSRKPFLIKKTKNTQAYSVIEPDHDVEGCELNPKDQ from the coding sequence ATGAAACTATTTTTGGCCGTGATTTTTTCAGTATTGATAATGCCCCAGACCGGTTTTTCGGCAACCAAAACGGATGTGCTGACGGTGCTGAAGCATTTGGATGTGACCACTTTCCGCAGTTCTTTTGGGCCGAGACATTTTCCCAAGGGGACGCTGCTGAAAGATACCAGTGACTATGTTTTTAGCCAGGAAAAAGGCTGGGCGGACGCAACGGAGAAAGATGGCAGTTGGACGTATTCACTGCGTATTATCTCGGAGAATGAAAAAGAGATCATTGCCTGTTTCGTGGATGATGCTCACATTGGGAGTTACTTTTCAAGGAAGCCTTTCCTGATAAAGAAAACGAAAAATACTCAGGCGTATTCCGTGATCGAGCCTGATCACGATGTAGAAGGATGTGAGCTCAATCCCAAGGATCAATAA